From a region of the Chiloscyllium punctatum isolate Juve2018m chromosome 1, sChiPun1.3, whole genome shotgun sequence genome:
- the LOC140487845 gene encoding arylsulfatase J-like isoform X2, translating to MPEQLTFQLCSPASAVLTSSFVQIIAWYQIHTGLQHSIIRAGQPNCIPLANVTLPQKLQEAGYSTHMIGKWHLGFYKKECLPTRKGFDTFFGSLTGSGDYYTHDICDGPKSCGFDLHKDENVAWEYRAHSYSTFLYTQKAIDILELHNPKEPIFLYIAFQAVHTPLQVPKKYLGRYLSIENVGRRRYAAMVTCLDEAVNNITKALKTYGYYDNTVIIYSSDNGGQPLAGGSNWPLRGRKGTYWEGGIRGIGFVHSPLIKNKGSVSQGLMHITDWYPTLVTLAKGELEENLGLDGYDIWETISEGKPSPRTDILHNIDPLYTRLKTRSPHDGFGIWDTAIQAAIRVRDWKLLTGNPGFSDWIPPQTFPNFGGKWWNLERIIWAKGKSVWLFNITADPYERVDLSQQYPEVVKRLLLRLAQYNKTAVPVKYPPKDPRSNPNLNGGAWMPWDNGDDEENNQINSNAGAKPCNICNTILRFKKPIWG from the exons ATGCCCGAACAGCTCACTTTTcaactctgctctccagcatctgcagtcctcacttcctcctttgtacAGATTATTGCCTG GTACCAGATACACACAGGACTTCAGCACTCTATCATAAGGGCTGGGCAGCCTAACTGTATACCCCTTGCCAATGTAACACTACCTCAGAAACTTCAAGAAGCTGGCTACTCAACACACATGATTGGAAAATGGCATCTAGGCTTTTATAAAAAGGAGTGTCTTCCTACACGAAAAGGATTTGACACCTTTTTTGGATCACTTACTGGTAGTGGTGATTATTACACCCACGACATCTGCGATGGACCCAAGAGTTGTGGCTTTGACTTGCATAAGGATGAAAATGTAGCTTGGGAGTACCGAGCTCACTCTTATTCAACCTTCCTGTATACCCAAAAAGCAATCGATATTTTGGAATTGCACAACCCTAAAGAGCCAATCTTTCTCTATATAGCTTTCCAAGCTGTACACACACCTCTGCAGGTACCCAAAAAGTACCTGGGCCGGTACTTGTCAATTGAGAATGTAGGCCGGCGGAGATATGCTGCTATGGTTACGTGTTTGGACGAGGCAGTGAATAACATTACAAAGGCATTAAAAACATATGGCTACTATGACAATACTGTGATAATCTATTCCTCAGACAACGGAGGCCAACCATTAGCTGGGGGGAGCAACTGGCCACTACGTGGGCGGAAAGGAACTTACTGGGAAGGAGGAATTCGTGGTATTGGCTTTGTCCATAGTCCTCTAATAAAAAACAAAGGGAGTGTGAGTCAAGGATTGATGCACATCACAGACTGGTACCCAACTCTAGTGACACTGGCAAAGGGAGAACTTGAGGAGAATTTGGGACTTGATGGATATGATATATGGGAAACAATCAGTGAAGGTAAACCTTCTCCACGGACTGATATACTGCATAACATTGATCCTCTTTACACACGTCTTAAAACCAGATCACCTCACGATGGATTTGGAATTTGGGACACAGCTATCCAGGCAGCAATCCGAGTTAGAGATTGGAAATTACTCACCGGGAACCCAGGCTTCAGTGACTGGATCCCGCCTCAAACCTTCCCAAATTTTGGCGGGAAGTGGTGGAATCTTGAAAGAATAATATGGGCCAAAGGAAAATCGGTTTGGCTGTTTAACATAACAGCTGATCCGTATGAAAGAGTTGACCTTTCTCAGCAGTATCCTGAGGTTGTCAAAAGGTTGCTGTTGAGACTTGCACAGTATAACAAAACTGCAGTTCCTGTCAAGTACCCACCAAAAGACCCAAGAAGCAATCCTAATCTCAATGGTGGTGCTTGGATGCCATGGGACAATGGGGATGATGAGGAAAATAACCAAATTAATAGCAATGCAGGAGCAAAGCCCTGCAACATCTGTAATACCATACTACGTTTCAAAAAACCCATTTGGGGTTAA
- the LOC140487845 gene encoding arylsulfatase J-like isoform X1, which yields MIGALAGFSVASLLTFGYLSWDWLEPELQAPGLQDPGGEIASRPHIVFILADDQGFHDVGYHGSEIHTPTLDRLAAQGVKLENYYIQPICTPSRSQLMTGRYQIHTGLQHSIIRAGQPNCIPLANVTLPQKLQEAGYSTHMIGKWHLGFYKKECLPTRKGFDTFFGSLTGSGDYYTHDICDGPKSCGFDLHKDENVAWEYRAHSYSTFLYTQKAIDILELHNPKEPIFLYIAFQAVHTPLQVPKKYLGRYLSIENVGRRRYAAMVTCLDEAVNNITKALKTYGYYDNTVIIYSSDNGGQPLAGGSNWPLRGRKGTYWEGGIRGIGFVHSPLIKNKGSVSQGLMHITDWYPTLVTLAKGELEENLGLDGYDIWETISEGKPSPRTDILHNIDPLYTRLKTRSPHDGFGIWDTAIQAAIRVRDWKLLTGNPGFSDWIPPQTFPNFGGKWWNLERIIWAKGKSVWLFNITADPYERVDLSQQYPEVVKRLLLRLAQYNKTAVPVKYPPKDPRSNPNLNGGAWMPWDNGDDEENNQINSNAGAKPCNICNTILRFKKPIWG from the exons ATGATTGGTGCCCTGGCTGGGTTTTCAGTGGCGAGTTTACTGACCTTCGGTTACTTGTCCTGGGACTGGCTGGAACCTGAACTCCAAGCCCCCGGTTTGCAGGATCCCGGCGGCGAGATCGCCTCCAGACCGCACATCGTCTTCATCCTCGCTGACGACCAGGGCTTCCACGATGTGGGCTACCACGGCTCCGAGATCCACACCCCGACCCTGGACAGACTTGCTGCGCAAGGAGTTAAGTTGGAGAACTACTACATCCAGCCCATCTGCACCCCGTCCAGGAGCCAGCTCATGACAGGCCG GTACCAGATACACACAGGACTTCAGCACTCTATCATAAGGGCTGGGCAGCCTAACTGTATACCCCTTGCCAATGTAACACTACCTCAGAAACTTCAAGAAGCTGGCTACTCAACACACATGATTGGAAAATGGCATCTAGGCTTTTATAAAAAGGAGTGTCTTCCTACACGAAAAGGATTTGACACCTTTTTTGGATCACTTACTGGTAGTGGTGATTATTACACCCACGACATCTGCGATGGACCCAAGAGTTGTGGCTTTGACTTGCATAAGGATGAAAATGTAGCTTGGGAGTACCGAGCTCACTCTTATTCAACCTTCCTGTATACCCAAAAAGCAATCGATATTTTGGAATTGCACAACCCTAAAGAGCCAATCTTTCTCTATATAGCTTTCCAAGCTGTACACACACCTCTGCAGGTACCCAAAAAGTACCTGGGCCGGTACTTGTCAATTGAGAATGTAGGCCGGCGGAGATATGCTGCTATGGTTACGTGTTTGGACGAGGCAGTGAATAACATTACAAAGGCATTAAAAACATATGGCTACTATGACAATACTGTGATAATCTATTCCTCAGACAACGGAGGCCAACCATTAGCTGGGGGGAGCAACTGGCCACTACGTGGGCGGAAAGGAACTTACTGGGAAGGAGGAATTCGTGGTATTGGCTTTGTCCATAGTCCTCTAATAAAAAACAAAGGGAGTGTGAGTCAAGGATTGATGCACATCACAGACTGGTACCCAACTCTAGTGACACTGGCAAAGGGAGAACTTGAGGAGAATTTGGGACTTGATGGATATGATATATGGGAAACAATCAGTGAAGGTAAACCTTCTCCACGGACTGATATACTGCATAACATTGATCCTCTTTACACACGTCTTAAAACCAGATCACCTCACGATGGATTTGGAATTTGGGACACAGCTATCCAGGCAGCAATCCGAGTTAGAGATTGGAAATTACTCACCGGGAACCCAGGCTTCAGTGACTGGATCCCGCCTCAAACCTTCCCAAATTTTGGCGGGAAGTGGTGGAATCTTGAAAGAATAATATGGGCCAAAGGAAAATCGGTTTGGCTGTTTAACATAACAGCTGATCCGTATGAAAGAGTTGACCTTTCTCAGCAGTATCCTGAGGTTGTCAAAAGGTTGCTGTTGAGACTTGCACAGTATAACAAAACTGCAGTTCCTGTCAAGTACCCACCAAAAGACCCAAGAAGCAATCCTAATCTCAATGGTGGTGCTTGGATGCCATGGGACAATGGGGATGATGAGGAAAATAACCAAATTAATAGCAATGCAGGAGCAAAGCCCTGCAACATCTGTAATACCATACTACGTTTCAAAAAACCCATTTGGGGTTAA